A window of Natranaerovirga pectinivora contains these coding sequences:
- a CDS encoding acyl-CoA dehydratase activase, which yields MRVLGIDLGSREVKIAMFDGDGLVFKDKMSTMSFYKECCSFDGILKVDVSKIGIDGFDVGISTGYGRNNTDLSRFKAINEIKAHVYGARFQTGLDDFILLDIGGQDIKVVKVEKGIMTDLELNEKCAASCGRYLENMASVLEVSLDEMSGFYENPVTLNSTCAVFSESELIGKIAEGVSLEAMCAGINFSLYQRLRPMLTKFKGKKLVVSGGVANNKAIHKFLKRDYEEVVTLAEPQWNGAIGCCYYGLKFF from the coding sequence ATGCGTGTTTTAGGGATTGATTTAGGGAGTCGTGAAGTTAAGATTGCTATGTTTGATGGGGATGGGCTTGTTTTTAAGGACAAGATGAGTACCATGTCCTTTTATAAAGAATGCTGTTCGTTTGATGGTATTTTGAAGGTGGATGTTTCGAAGATTGGGATTGATGGCTTCGATGTTGGGATCTCCACTGGATATGGTCGTAATAATACGGATTTGAGTAGGTTTAAGGCCATTAATGAGATTAAGGCCCATGTTTATGGGGCGCGCTTTCAGACTGGATTGGATGATTTTATTCTTTTGGATATTGGTGGGCAGGATATTAAGGTTGTCAAAGTTGAAAAGGGGATTATGACAGATCTTGAGTTGAATGAGAAATGTGCGGCTTCTTGTGGTCGTTATTTAGAGAATATGGCTAGTGTATTGGAAGTTTCTCTTGATGAGATGAGTGGGTTTTATGAGAATCCTGTGACTTTAAATTCTACTTGTGCCGTTTTTTCTGAGTCTGAATTGATTGGGAAGATTGCAGAAGGGGTTTCTTTAGAGGCGATGTGTGCTGGGATCAATTTTTCCCTTTATCAGAGGTTAAGGCCTATGCTTACTAAGTTTAAGGGGAAGAAGTTGGTTGTTTCTGGTGGTGTTGCTAATAATAAGGCAATTCATAAGTTTTTAAAGAGGGATTATGAAGAGGTTGTAACTCTTGCTGAGCCACAGTGGAATGGGGCTATAGGGTGTTGTTATTATGGGTTGAAGTTTTTTTAA
- a CDS encoding 2-hydroxyacyl-CoA dehydratase family protein, producing MKKIGITTTVPVEVLIAAGYEPVDLNNIFVTSTEYENYIDIAERDGFPKSSCAWIKGIYGVCIQEGIDEIIGVVEGDCSNTKSLLEVLSLHNIKIHSFSFPHSHRLEDVKKEIQKFMNIFNVSEKVVEEVRIQLNTIREKVKEIDELTYIDGKITGFENHLYQVSLSDFNGSPEAFSNELDNVIASGKNRESVNKAIRLGYIGVPPMTGDIYDYVENHNAHFVYNEVQREFAFPRYKKAANIYEQYYDYTYPYDNEYRLKELKKQIEDRQLDALVHYTQAFCHRAIEDIYLKSQLDIPILHIEGDKINRLDARTKLRIEAFLDMVYDRCPSNI from the coding sequence ATGAAAAAAATAGGGATTACAACAACAGTTCCTGTGGAAGTACTTATTGCAGCAGGGTATGAGCCAGTGGATTTGAATAATATTTTTGTAACTTCAACTGAGTATGAAAATTATATAGATATTGCTGAAAGAGATGGATTTCCTAAAAGTTCTTGTGCTTGGATAAAAGGTATTTATGGGGTTTGTATTCAAGAGGGCATTGATGAAATCATTGGTGTTGTTGAAGGAGATTGTTCTAATACAAAGTCATTATTAGAAGTTTTAAGCCTTCATAATATAAAAATACATTCTTTTTCTTTTCCTCATAGTCATAGGTTAGAAGATGTTAAAAAAGAGATACAAAAATTTATGAATATCTTTAATGTCTCCGAAAAAGTGGTTGAAGAAGTAAGAATTCAATTAAATACTATTCGAGAAAAAGTGAAAGAAATAGATGAATTAACCTACATAGATGGTAAAATTACAGGCTTTGAAAACCATCTGTATCAAGTTAGTCTAAGCGATTTTAATGGGTCTCCAGAGGCCTTTAGTAATGAATTGGATAATGTAATTGCTTCTGGGAAGAATAGAGAATCCGTTAATAAAGCTATTCGGTTGGGGTATATTGGTGTGCCACCAATGACAGGGGATATTTATGACTATGTAGAAAACCATAACGCCCATTTTGTTTATAATGAAGTTCAGAGGGAGTTTGCTTTTCCTAGATATAAGAAAGCAGCTAATATTTATGAGCAATATTATGATTATACTTATCCTTATGATAATGAGTATAGATTGAAAGAATTAAAAAAACAGATTGAAGATCGTCAATTAGATGCGTTAGTTCATTATACACAAGCTTTTTGTCATAGGGCTATTGAAGACATTTATCTAAAAAGTCAGTTGGATATTCCTATTTTGCATATTGAAGGGGATAAGATTAATCGGTTGGATGCTCGGACGAAGCTTCGCATTGAGGCGTTTTTGGATATGGTTTATGATCGCTGCCCCTCAAACATTTAA
- a CDS encoding nitrogenase component 1 — MELYKYFPTPSDRMGTLWTLTSIEDVYIIEFGPAGTTHFAIEGTMGLNGEHNANVFTTHINETDISFGDQERLEKAIEEIDAGHNPKYIFIMASSISAIIGTDIESVCFEMQPKINAKLIPVTTGGFSGDYALGVENTMHLLCKEIVQETEVKKLRSYNIIGNNIDSYNFLSDVEEIKSIMKEAFGFESNTIFTAYTSVDDIENTACSEFNLVLRGEGIKAADYLEKEHNLPYYYGKPYGLEGTMEWINQIKEKFQLKLDQQYIGKQMTLLRKYLMNYKFMTRALDNKKVVLVGDYDIVVGLASLVEELGLEVEKIIVKHKMCKKIKDLIPPRYATRIDFDKSEAEIEEYLSETPVYLILADGSTLELANQSEISLQIGNPNIVKRNIYPYTPFVGFKGLLFMIQNLIELENKKGIA; from the coding sequence ATGGAGCTGTATAAATATTTTCCTACCCCATCAGATAGAATGGGTACATTATGGACGTTAACCTCTATAGAGGATGTGTATATCATAGAGTTTGGTCCTGCTGGAACAACTCACTTTGCTATTGAAGGGACTATGGGCCTTAATGGGGAACATAATGCCAATGTTTTTACAACACATATCAATGAAACAGATATCTCTTTTGGGGATCAAGAACGATTAGAAAAAGCAATAGAAGAAATAGATGCTGGACATAATCCAAAGTACATCTTTATAATGGCTTCTTCAATATCTGCCATTATAGGAACGGATATAGAAAGTGTTTGCTTTGAAATGCAGCCTAAAATAAATGCAAAACTCATTCCTGTAACTACAGGTGGTTTTAGCGGAGATTATGCTTTAGGTGTAGAGAATACAATGCATTTATTATGCAAAGAAATAGTTCAAGAAACAGAAGTTAAGAAATTAAGAAGTTATAACATTATTGGTAACAATATAGACAGCTATAACTTTTTATCAGATGTAGAAGAAATAAAAAGCATCATGAAGGAGGCTTTTGGATTCGAATCCAATACTATTTTTACAGCTTATACTTCAGTTGATGATATTGAGAATACTGCCTGTAGCGAATTCAACCTAGTATTAAGAGGAGAAGGCATAAAAGCAGCTGATTATCTTGAAAAAGAACATAACTTGCCTTATTACTACGGTAAGCCATATGGTTTAGAAGGCACTATGGAATGGATTAACCAAATTAAAGAAAAATTCCAATTAAAATTAGACCAACAATATATTGGAAAGCAGATGACACTCCTTAGAAAATATTTAATGAATTATAAATTTATGACTAGAGCTTTGGATAATAAAAAAGTGGTTTTAGTTGGAGATTATGATATCGTTGTAGGTTTAGCATCCCTAGTAGAAGAATTGGGATTAGAAGTTGAAAAGATTATTGTAAAACATAAAATGTGTAAAAAAATTAAAGATCTAATACCACCAAGGTATGCTACTAGAATAGACTTTGACAAAAGTGAAGCTGAAATAGAAGAATACCTTAGTGAAACACCAGTTTACTTAATATTAGCAGATGGGTCTACTTTAGAATTAGCAAATCAAAGTGAAATCAGCCTTCAAATAGGTAATCCTAATATCGTAAAACGCAATATATATCCATATACACCTTTTGTAGGGTTTAAAGGCTTATTATTTATGATACAAAACTTAATAGAACTAGAAAACAAAAAAGGGATAGCTTAG
- a CDS encoding glycoside hydrolase family 43 protein, which yields MAENLLWKADLGNGKYRNPILFTDYSDPDVIRVEDTFYMTASSFNCVPGLPILVSKDLVNWEIKNYAVKELPFDTYNQPAYGKGIWAPSIRYHNNMFWIFVGMPDEGIFMTSTKDPLGEWSSLTCVWSGKGFIDPCPFWDDDGKAYIIHGYAKSRIGFNSKLGIFPMSMDGTICLGEDIIIFDGTITQPTIEGPKVYKREGYYYIFAPAGGVEDGWQTVLRSTHILGPYEEKIVMHQGSTNINGPHQGGLVDTPSHEEWFIHFQDKGVYGRIVHLQPVTWENHWPIIGVNPNEEGVGEPVLKYRKPSGCPDVMPTEPESSDYFSNGRLGLSWQWIGNVKEGFYSTSERPGHLRLFPINPTKKPNEILWNCANILTQKIPVPEFIMEVKMDVFGLEEGQKTGVIALGGKYAYLGIKKIKEELYLQYVMSKVIDGVLQEEVQWEKHLNVKDNEKIVWLQIQFYDTGECKFSISLDGEEDEVVTEYFSPEKAMWVGAKVGIFAIDEEVPGAKGYVDIEYVEFKK from the coding sequence ATGGCTGAGAACTTATTATGGAAAGCAGATTTAGGAAATGGTAAATATAGAAATCCAATACTTTTTACGGATTATTCTGATCCAGATGTCATAAGAGTAGAGGATACTTTTTATATGACAGCATCTAGTTTTAATTGTGTACCTGGATTACCTATCCTTGTATCAAAAGACTTAGTGAATTGGGAAATAAAAAATTATGCAGTAAAAGAATTACCCTTTGATACATATAACCAACCTGCATATGGTAAGGGGATATGGGCACCTAGTATTCGTTATCACAATAATATGTTTTGGATTTTTGTTGGAATGCCAGATGAAGGCATATTTATGACTAGTACAAAAGATCCTTTAGGAGAATGGTCGTCTTTAACATGTGTATGGTCTGGAAAAGGTTTTATTGATCCTTGTCCTTTTTGGGATGACGATGGAAAGGCTTATATCATCCATGGTTATGCGAAGAGTAGAATTGGTTTTAATAGTAAACTTGGGATATTTCCTATGTCAATGGACGGAACGATTTGTTTAGGTGAAGATATAATCATTTTTGATGGAACAATCACACAACCTACTATTGAAGGGCCTAAAGTATATAAAAGAGAAGGTTACTATTATATCTTTGCACCAGCTGGTGGAGTGGAAGATGGATGGCAAACGGTTTTAAGGTCAACTCATATTTTAGGGCCTTACGAAGAAAAAATAGTCATGCATCAAGGAAGTACAAATATTAATGGACCTCATCAAGGTGGTTTGGTGGATACGCCAAGTCATGAAGAATGGTTTATACATTTTCAAGACAAAGGGGTATATGGAAGAATTGTTCATTTGCAACCTGTGACTTGGGAAAATCATTGGCCAATAATAGGGGTGAATCCTAATGAAGAAGGTGTTGGAGAACCTGTATTAAAATATAGAAAACCATCAGGTTGTCCTGATGTAATGCCTACAGAACCAGAATCAAGTGATTATTTTAGCAATGGCAGATTAGGATTATCTTGGCAATGGATTGGGAATGTAAAAGAAGGGTTTTACTCTACATCAGAAAGACCAGGACATCTAAGACTATTCCCTATTAATCCAACGAAAAAACCTAATGAGATTCTTTGGAACTGTGCCAATATACTGACTCAGAAAATACCAGTACCAGAATTTATAATGGAAGTAAAAATGGATGTTTTTGGTCTAGAAGAAGGGCAAAAGACAGGTGTCATTGCTTTGGGAGGAAAATACGCATATCTAGGAATAAAAAAGATAAAAGAAGAGCTATATCTTCAATATGTTATGTCAAAAGTAATTGATGGTGTATTACAAGAAGAAGTACAATGGGAGAAACATCTAAATGTAAAGGATAATGAAAAAATTGTTTGGTTACAAATTCAATTCTATGATACAGGTGAGTGCAAGTTTAGTATTAGTTTAGATGGAGAAGAAGATGAAGTGGTAACAGAGTATTTTTCACCAGAAAAGGCAATGTGGGTAGGTGCAAAAGTAGGCATATTTGCAATAGATGAGGAAGTTCCTGGAGCTAAAGGTTATGTGGATATAGAATATGTAGAATTTAAAAAGTAA
- the queD gene encoding 6-carboxytetrahydropterin synthase QueD yields the protein MYLLKTLHSFDSAHFLAGYDGKCKNIHGHRWTVEVEVQSETLIEEGQRKGMVVDFSDLKKDLKVLLDGFDHALIIERGTMRKETLSCLLEDDFYVIEVDFRPTAENFSAYFFKELEKKGYNVRRVVVYETPNNSAIFEK from the coding sequence ATGTATTTATTGAAGACATTGCATAGTTTTGATAGTGCTCATTTTCTTGCAGGGTATGATGGGAAGTGCAAGAATATTCATGGGCATCGATGGACTGTTGAGGTTGAGGTTCAGTCTGAGACTTTGATAGAGGAAGGTCAACGTAAAGGGATGGTTGTTGATTTTTCTGATTTGAAGAAGGATTTGAAGGTTTTGTTGGATGGTTTTGACCATGCTCTTATTATTGAAAGAGGGACTATGCGAAAAGAGACGCTAAGTTGTTTGTTAGAAGATGATTTTTATGTTATAGAGGTGGATTTTAGGCCTACTGCTGAGAATTTTTCTGCTTACTTTTTTAAGGAATTAGAAAAAAAAGGATATAATGTAAGAAGAGTTGTTGTCTATGAAACACCAAATAATAGTGCTATTTTTGAGAAATAG
- the queE gene encoding putative 7-carboxy-7-deazaguanine synthase QueE, giving the protein MSYKVVETFVSINGEGRKAGQLAVFIRLAGCNLECSYCDTMWANNTDVKYTEMSSEDIYSYIKSTNIKNITITGGEPLLQDNIIDLLNLLSSDNELSVEIETNGSVPLEPFHKGMDRPPSFTMDYKLGSSKMEGHMELDNLQFLTKYDTLKFVVGNLEDLERARGLINDYDLTNKTNIFLSPVFNVINYEDIVEYMKANHLNDVSLQLQLHKIIWNPDERGV; this is encoded by the coding sequence ATGAGTTACAAGGTTGTTGAAACATTTGTTAGTATTAATGGAGAAGGTAGGAAAGCTGGACAATTGGCTGTTTTTATTCGATTGGCTGGTTGTAATTTAGAGTGTAGTTATTGTGATACGATGTGGGCCAATAATACAGATGTAAAGTATACAGAAATGTCTTCAGAGGACATTTATTCCTATATTAAAAGTACGAATATAAAAAATATAACCATTACTGGTGGAGAGCCTTTGCTACAAGATAATATTATAGATTTATTAAACCTTTTATCTTCTGATAATGAGTTAAGTGTAGAGATTGAAACTAATGGAAGCGTTCCATTAGAGCCTTTTCATAAAGGTATGGATCGTCCACCATCATTTACAATGGATTATAAATTAGGTAGCAGTAAGATGGAAGGGCATATGGAACTAGACAATTTACAGTTCCTAACCAAATACGATACTCTAAAATTTGTGGTTGGTAATTTGGAAGATTTAGAGAGGGCGAGAGGGTTAATTAATGATTATGATTTAACAAATAAAACCAACATTTTCTTAAGTCCAGTATTTAATGTAATTAATTATGAAGATATTGTAGAGTATATGAAAGCAAATCATTTAAATGACGTTTCATTACAGTTGCAGTTACACAAAATTATTTGGAACCCTGATGAAAGAGGCGTTTAG